The [Clostridium] celerecrescens 18A genomic sequence ATACACCAAGTCGAATATTATCATAAATAACTATATTTGAGAAGCTAGTTGATGCTGTTTTATCCAGGACGATTGAATGAATATCTATAAAGGAAAACTGGTCAGACAGTATGTCACAACTGTCTGACCGGCCCATTTATTTCCTTATTCCGTCGGTACTTATAATATGTCCTTTTTTCCTAATGATTCCAGACCTAAACGTGATTGCTGATTTTTAAAGGGGGCATCCGGTGTTGCGTACCCGCCTTGTGTTGTGAATGACTACGTTTGACAACCGTTTACAGATTTCAATAAGTAGTAATGGATTTTAATAAGTATCATCAGAGATTCTTTTTTAAACTGTTTAAAATATGTTCTGTCTTAAATTTCTGATCGACAATTCTGACAATATCATAATTATAAACCCCGCTATCTGTTTGAGGTTCGTTTCTTGCTGCCCCCTATGTGATAAATAATTTAATAAAATACGTGAACTATTATTGATTTACTCAATATTATATATTAAAAGTAATATAGCTAAAAAATAATAAGGAGTAATTATTATATGGAATTATATGCATTCGCCTCTGAATTTCCGGAATTATATGCAATGTTAAATGAAACTGTTAGATCCACTATTGCAGCGAACAATATGACCGGAGACGAGTCTCTCAGGGATTGGGACAATATGATTGATAATTATGTTAGTAATTTCGATTACGAGGATTATTATGGACAGGAGATGGGAGAAAGTTTATCTCAGCAGATACCTTTTGATGGTTTCGGAGGTAGGGATGGCAGAGATAGGGACAGAGATAGGGACAGAGACAGAGACCGCCGCCGCCGTCGCTTTCATGATTTTAATTTAAGAGATATTATCAGACTTTTGTTTTTAAGACAATTGTTCGACCGAGACCGTTTCTAAAATTTAGTTGTAAAACCCTGAATTTTGTGGTCACAAGCATCCCCTATAAATCAAAGATTAAGTATATGTTTTGGTATACTGTGGCTTGGATATAAATAAAAAAATCACAATATGTGCTTTAACATTCCCATAGTTAAAAGTATATCAACGTGCGCTTGGCTTCGGCTGGGCGCTTTTTTGTGGGTGAAATTATGTGAAAGAAAACAAAAATAGAACAGAATAAAAAAGAATCTATTTGGAGAGACAAACTCTCAGCCCCCTAAATAGAAGTGCTCCAGTGGGATGATCTTTAAATTGATACGAACCTCAGAAACCTCGTGTTTACGGTTTTTTGATGTCATGCGCCTGAAAACGAGTAAATTTTGATTCTCCCGGCGATATAGATGAATTTGTTTGATTAAACCTATATTTAACTGAATAATAGGAAGGTTAAGCCAAGTTTTTCTGCTGTAATAATATCCCGGCAACATGGTGCAATTGCGCGGCGGTATCAATGTATGAATGATTTTCGTGCAGTATTATCTGTAGCCATACTGGGAGTGTTATAAAGTAACGTCTGGTGCTGGTACTTTTAAAAAGTAATTTTGATAAATTGTTTTTCATCATATCACCTCAAAAATATGGTGTGTGGAACGGAAAATAATAATACAGGAAGTATCTGGATATCAATGAAATTAGTTTTACAGAAGAAAGTAACCTTACTGGTACAAGGCAAGAAGCTGATTGAAAAGGCCAAATGATCCCACTGTAAGATCTACCAGGAATGCATAACAGGTGCTGGAAAGATGATGCAAAGAATAACAAGGGAGATTTAAACCTCCCTTGCTTCACTGGATGATGCCTAATTGGATGTAATTCTAGGTTTAGGGCCTTCACCTGGAGGAGTATAAAATGGATCAATATAATCGCTATTTGGAACGGCTTTCGATCGATGTTCTGTATGGGTAACATTTTTATTACTGACATTATTGTCGGTAGTATTACCCTGGTTGTTGGTAGATTTATCTTTGCTATTCAAGATGGATGCTCCTTTCGTTTTTTAGTAGTGTCTGCAGAACAAAAAATTATATTCAAAATTTAGGTTTTAGCTCAATGGAGCAGGAAGGAATATATTATGAAAAATTATGATTTCCGGGAGGATGATTTCAAAACAGTACCTGGATTATATTAAAAAGGCTTAGATTATGCTGGGAGACACTATACAAGGAACAGTCGAAGCACAGAAGAGGAAAAGGAACTCTATTTAGAGTCCCTTGATTCACGGATTGCATTCTTCACTGCTTTTTTTATAACAAAATACAAAATTAGAAAGAACAATATTGGGCCGACAATTAAAAGTAAAAGATTGATAAAAGTTATAAATCCATCAAATATTAAATTGGTATCCATAGTCTTCACCTCCTTATACATCATAAGTATATCATAATTATTGTAAATGATAAATATAATCTGGGAGGTGAGCCGATTAATCAGGAATTAGAATGTAACGGATTATTAAACATTGGTGATTCAATATTGATAGTTAGAAGAGTTTGTTATATTATTATATAAAAATTTAATTTGTGGAGGAGTGGTAAATTGAGACTTCGTTTAGTAAAATTAGATAAAAAATATAAAATGCATCTAAATGATATGATGGAAGAATGGTATGCATCGGGTGAAAAAATCGTTCCTAATGCAATTGGAAGACTTGATTATCGTGATTTTGATAATTACATTAATTGTTTAGATAATAACGTCGAAAATGAAGGATTTGTACCATATTCTACTTTTTTTTGCTTAGATGAAGAAAGAGATATATTCGTTGGAGCCGTTAATATCAGGCATTATTTAAATGAATCTTTGCTGTTAAATGGTGGACATATCGGAGATGGAGTACGGCCTTCAGAAAGAAGGAAAGGAGTTGCGACCAAAATGATTGGTCTTGCCCTTGAAGAGTGCAAAAAGATTGGATTAGATAAAGCTTTAATGGTATGTGATAAGAAGAACATAGGCTCCGCGAAAAGTATAGAGAATAATGGTGGCGTCCTGGAAAATGAAATTTTAATGGATGGCATAGTAGAACAAAGATTTTGGATCAGCATTGACTAAATTCCAATTAAATAATGATAACCAATAACCAATAACTATCAGTATTAAGCTGAGATATTTTATTGCTATAAATCAGGTAAACTGATATTCACCTTAGGGGTGAAAACCTATGATTATCACCCCTGAGGTACACAATACAATCTTTGGAATTTAATTCATCAACAAAATTGTATAATTCAAATAAGCTGCAAATATGCACCATAAAAGATATGGGATCTGTAAGTATGCTGCAACAGAATTTATTTTATAAAACTGTTGGATCATTATAATTATTAGAATGATTAACAATATTAGCCATAAAAATGCAAGTAAATATTGAGAAAATCCAAAGAAAATAATGCTCCAAAAAAAGTTAAAGAAAAGTTGAAGTGCATAGATTTTTAGAGCTTTAGTTGAATTATCATTACCTGACACATAAATTATGTATGAAGATATTCCCATGAGGATATAAAGTAATGTCCAAACAATGGGAAAAATATAGGATGGAGGGCTAAGGGAGGGTTTATTTAATAAGGAATATGTTGACATGTTACCACTTATAAGAGCTGATAAAGAACCAACAGCCAAAGGTATAAGAATTGAAATTACTAGAGCACTTTTGTTTATAGGTTTCATATAATGCACTCCATGTGTATTTATTATAGTTTATGAGGTCACATCGAAGAATATTCGGATTTATAATCAAATAGATATAGATTTTTTAGATTAAAAATTTAAATGAAATTAACGCATTAGAGTACATTGAGAACTTAATATTGATATTTGGCAAGCTTGATGATATTCTATCTTTAAGAATTATTTATATTGGTTTTATGGAGGTGAGAAAATGTATATAACTATTTATAATGATTGTGGTGAGCAAGAGTTTATAAATTCAGTTCGTATAAATGGGTTGCTTGAGCACAATATGAAAAAAACAAACGGTAAATTAAAAGTACCAAATATGGAATTTACGAATATAGCACGCAATGAAAAGGGAGTTATTGTAGGAGGTGTATCAGGATCTACTTATCTCTCATCCTTAGAAATAGAGGTTCTTTGGGTACAGGAAGCTTATAGGGGACAAAAAATAGCATCGCGTTTATTGGAAGTAATTGAACATCAGGCAAAAGACGCTGGGTGCCAGATTGTTCATCTGACTACATATTCTTTTCAAGCTCCTCTTTTTTATCAAAAGCAAGGATATGTTATTTGTGGAGAAGTCAACGGTTTTCCCGATAATATCAGACTATATACTTTAAAGAAACAGTTGTAATTTATAGCGGAATGAACGGATAATTGAGAGAGCCAATGCGTTAAATAAAAATAGTATATGGCTTGCTTTTTATATGGGAGAAGAGAAGCAGACATATCTAATCATGCAAAAAATGCCTGTAAGCATGCTCCTCTTATCCAAGGCTGTAAATATTTTTTCTCTAGTTGTTTTATACTCTCTGCTATTAAAATTCTTTTCGATAACCATTTAACCAAGCTCTATCTTCAAAAGGTTTTTTTGTCACACCAGGATTTTCTTTATCTGGAATTCCCAAGGGCATATAGATAACTACTGTTAAATCTTCTGGAACTCCAAGAATCTCTCCCATTTTTTTGGCCTTTTCTCCTTCGATCTGTCCCTCAATCCAGGTAGTAGAATATCCCTTTGCATTTATTGCCAAGAGAATATTCTCAGCTGCGGCGGAGTAATCGTGTATGTGGTAGGAATTACCTTTATAGGAAATCGTTTCTTTTGTTAACAGAAGGATTGCTGCTGGCGCAGTCAGCGCCCATGATGCACCATATATAGTTGCCAGATTGTGTACCATCTCCTGATTATTTACTGCGATAAAACAAGTTGTCTGCTGATTGCAGCCTGAAGGGGCTGCTGCACCAGCTTTCAAGATTTCTTTTAAATCGGCATCAGGGATATAATTCGGTTTGAATGTTTTGCGATAACTTTTTCTTGTACAGATTGCTTCCATTAAGTCCATTCTATCAGGTCCTTTCTATCTTCCTGTTTATGATTATGTTTCTATAAAAAAGTATATCATGTATTTCCATATTTTGCGATAGTATAGACGTTAAATTACAACGAATGTAATTTATATATGCACTATTTAATGGCTTTTATTGCATGAACATACGCTTACTATATCAAATGCAAGCGGTGAAAGGGTAATACGGAAACCATGTGTTTCCAGGGGCTTTTTTTGACACTCAAAACGACACTTATCCACAATAATGTGGAAACAATTGTGGATTGTGTGTTAATGTCTGAAAATACGACAAAATTATGCAAATTATAACAGGACTGAGACCTATGGTTATACACAAATTCATTGCTAACACACCTTGTCTAGATGGTCCATATAATATAATGTAATACAGTAAAAAGATTAATTTATCAATTCATTCCTATTATAATAAGGGTTAAAATAAATACATATAAATAGCTTAATTGAGTGAATACCGGTGTCAAAGCCATCTTTTGCGGCATTCACATCTTTTCTTATGGGCCCATATAATAAAATATAAAAATAATAAAAGAGGTGCAAATATGGGCTGTTTTTGGGGCGGCTGTAATAATAACTGCAGGCGTAGTTGCAACAATAACTGCGGATGTGAAAATAGATCTTGTTGCGAAACAGAGAGAGATGAATGCGAAAAGGAAAGAAGAGAAGCTTACTGCGCAGGTTTTCGGGATGGCTGTAACAGCGCTTCCCGCTGGCGCGGTGATGATGACTGCTGATGAAATAAATGTAGAGTAGGAGAAATGCTCCAGGAGGCTGAGGGTTTCTGATTTGGAATGTGGCGCCGCAACAGGCGTTTGTATGCCATCTTTTAGGACGGTTATGTACACTTAGTAATTTGGTTGCCTACAGGTAAGAAAATAATATAAAATTATACGCTATATTAGCCCCGGGATTTTGGCCTCGGGGCTATTGTGTTGGGAAATTGTTTCGATCCTAAGTTCGGTCGGTGTTAAGTACAGATATCCAGGCACATCGGGATACATACTTTCTGCTATACTTGGAAAGGAAAAAGCGCAGACAAAGATGCCTGCGCTTTTTCGTATTATAATCACATGTGCCTTTTATTTCCAGGCAATAAAAAACTCCCCGAGTAGGACTTGAACCTACGACCCAACGGTTAACAGCCGTTTGCTCTACCGACTGAGCTATCGAGGAATACATGACTTATTATACCCGAAAAGTGAAATATGTCAATAGGGAAAATATAAATATTAAAAAGTGCGGGAGATGGGACTTGAACCCACACGAGCATACACCCACAAGATCCTTAGTCTTGCCTGTCTGCCAATTCCAGCACTCCCGCACAACGAACATTATCTTAGCACTTAAAAGTAAAATTGTCAATATTTTTTGAAAAATATATACAAAAAAAATATTTGAAAAATTTGGAGAAATGTTGTTGACATATAAGAGCTTGTATACTATAATAACTATTGTTGTTACGACAGATAACAACGAAATGCAGAAGTGGCGGAATTGGCAGACGCGCACGGTTCAGGTCCGTGTGGTAGCAATACCTTGAGGGTTCAAGTCCCTTCTTCTGCATGAAACTATGCAGATCGTCATAGCTGTGTGGTTTTCAATATTTATATGACATGCGGGAGTGCTGGAATTGGCAGACAGGCAAGACTAAGGATCTTGTGGGTGTATGCTCGTGTGGGTTCAAGTCCCATCTCCCGCATTATAATTTAAACCGGATTAGAATGTCCTGTGGAGATGACCACAGGACATTAAATTTTTTTGGGTTTTATGTTCAAAGGCAGCGCCATTAATAAATAAACAATGCCAATTTAGAGTCGAGGATTTAATGATAATCCCCGGCTCTTTTACGTTAAGGTTCTATTAAAAAGAAGCCTATTTTACAGTAAAACACAAAATTCGATACATATAAATCGCAATTAGGGAGTTTGGAAATAATAGGGATTATATTGGGGGTATAATAATTAATACAATTGTTAGATATTAATTACGGTAATTTGTCCGGTTGATAAACGGATAAATGGCTTGTCTGAATTCCTATCACCATTCCATCGTTTTCCCCAATTGAGCTTGTTCAACTGCCTTAAATTTGGCTTTCTGAATGAGCTCTTTTTTATGTACAAATAGAAAAATGTGGAGACATTCTTTCGGTGGCGAGACATATAAAAGAGTTGGAAGCCGGCCGCCCCTCATAGGCCGCCGGCCTTTTTTGTGACAGCATTTAAGATAATGGTCCGGGCACAATTTCTGGCAATCATGCTTTACGCAGGTTAGGACGGGCAGATTTTGGTTTCCTTATTATTCCATCGTTGTATGTTAACAGGCAGTAAAAGTGTTGTCCTAAATATCATTTTCTTCTGATCTACATCTATAACCATTATACCACCTAATTTTGTTGCCGTTTCATTAATGATTGATAAACCAAGGCCATGAAAATCCCGATTAGGCTTTGTTGATTCAGGAATTCCATTACGAATGAGTACTTTACCATGAAATGAGTTTTCTGTTTCGATTTTCAGCCAGCCATTGTGGGAAACAAATCTGCTTCTGATGGAAATAAATCTTTCAGAATCAGAAGTGACTTTTGCACAAGCCTCTGCTGCATTATTGAATAGGTTTGTAAACATACGGACAATATCGGTTTCAGATATATTATGACCGATGGGAAGATAGACATTAGCTGAAAATTGGGTGGATTGCTCCTTACATCGATCTGCGGTATCCTGCAGGAGAGCATCAAGCAGGATATTATTTGAATAAGAGTGTTGTACCGGAACTTGCTTTTGACTTTTATCGAGTATGGTATCGAGTAAGCTTATAGCTTTCTGATATTCACCGATGGACAACAGAGATTTTACAGAGGTTATCATATAATTGTAATCCTGTTTGAGAGCCCGAAAGCTCTCGATATATTTCTGATACGCTTTATAATGCCGCAATTGTCTCTCGAGCTGCTGTTGCTGCAATTCCGTATGTAATTCATATTTTAAAAGGAAACTGGTTCTGATTCCCCAGCTGACGAGCAATCCCTGTGCTGCAAAGCAGATGATACAGGAGATGATGCAGGCCATGTTATACCAGGTCAAATCGGCCATATAATACCGCCCCAGGTTGATAAACAGCAGATATCCCAGAAGGCAAACTTGAAAAATAGCTACAAACCGGATCTGTTCATTACTGCGGTAGAACGTTTCAACCTTCGCTTTTGGAGCGATGAAATGGCGAAAAAGCATATTGTAAACGAGAATCACGCATAAGGAAAGAATCCATGCAATGGGGGAGTAAAACTTGTCTTGCCTTACCCACTGTACGCTATGGTTCAGAATCAGAGCAAAAACCGGCAATACGATTCCTCGTCCCCAGTATAAAACTGCGACAAAATAGCCGCTCTCAAAAAGTAGCTGCATCGAATTCATTTGATACAATCCTTTTAATTCCAGCAGAACGATCAATAAGAGAGCCAGAACTCCATAATGTGAGGATATAGCCAATCCCCAGGTAGCACTGAAACTCCAATTGATGACTGCAGAAACCAGGAAGAATATCAAGTGATTTCGTTTCAACAAAAAATTCCTTCTATGATAAAGAAGAAAAGATACACTGTACACGGTAAAAAGGCATTCTGTGACAAACCGTAATAAAAGAGACATCGGTTACCTCCTTTCGTAAGAAAAACCTCTGTTCGGTGAAAAAATCAGACCAACAAGTAGCATTTACTCCAAGTTATATATAGGAATATAGATGGAGAAAAGAATAAATTTAAAATAGCATTTTTATCCATAATTAGCATTTATTATGCTCTTAATTCATTATTTGTTGTTCTCAATTACCGATCGATAGTGGAAGGGCATATGAAAGGTTTTTATTTTATAACGGCTAAATTCAATACATAAAAACTAAAATTGAGTACATATATTTCCAGAAAAATCAAGTTTCAAATTATACTCACAAAGTAAAGTATTAATATTACAAAATTTCGTTTTTGGAGAAAATACGGTGAAATTTCAGATTACAACGGACTATGCAATTCGGATCATCCTTTATATGGCTCAGCAGGGTGATCAAGTGACAACAGCGAAAGAGGTAGCAGCACAATTAGGTATGACCTATAACTATTTCAATAAAATTGCCGCAAAAATCAAGCGGTTAGGGTTCATAGAGTCTGTACAAGGCCCAAAGGGTGGATACCGTTTAGCAAAAGATGCTGCAGATATAACATTATACGATATTGTTGAGGCGATGGAGGGAAGTATCTGCATCAATCGATGTTTGGAAGAGGATGGATACTGCAGCAGAAATGCTACCCCATCATGTCTGGTGCACCGAATTTTTGAATCTATCCAGTCTAAAACGATTGAAATGCTAAGTGGGACTCGAATTTGCGATCTTATATATGAAAATGCGAACGAAACATAACATTGAGAAGGACACTCATCAGTATTGCCTAAAGTATGAAAAAGTGACTTGCCGTTTTTCTCTGGTAAGAGCTAAGTCTGGAATTAGGCCCAGAGCGTAGAAAAAGATGAAAATGTAAACCTTCGTGTTTACGCAGCAAAAAACCGTATGCAAATCGCAAACGGTTTTTTGCTGCTGTAATCATTATCTCTTTTTAACAGGATAGCAAACCTCGGTTACTAACTCATCAGGGTTCTGGGTTTGAGCAGGGCTGACATGATAGATGCAGAACATAGCTCCGTTAAATTCATAACCATTGTCATTTACCCAATTTGCCACCGCATGGTTTACAGCGGTGAGCTGCTCGTAGCTGCCCTTGTAGGTTGCTGAAGCAATCTCCAGCGCAGGCATGGTTTTAAACACAACGTGTTCAGTATCTTGATAGCACCCTTTTATCGTGATTTGAATTTCTACATCCACGTCGCGATCCTTATATCCCTCGTCATGAAAGATTGCAAGGCTGCAG encodes the following:
- a CDS encoding nitroreductase family protein gives rise to the protein MDLMEAICTRKSYRKTFKPNYIPDADLKEILKAGAAAPSGCNQQTTCFIAVNNQEMVHNLATIYGASWALTAPAAILLLTKETISYKGNSYHIHDYSAAAENILLAINAKGYSTTWIEGQIEGEKAKKMGEILGVPEDLTVVIYMPLGIPDKENPGVTKKPFEDRAWLNGYRKEF
- a CDS encoding TspO/MBR family protein; translated protein: MKPINKSALVISILIPLAVGSLSALISGNMSTYSLLNKPSLSPPSYIFPIVWTLLYILMGISSYIIYVSGNDNSTKALKIYALQLFFNFFWSIIFFGFSQYLLAFLWLILLIILIIIMIQQFYKINSVAAYLQIPYLLWCIFAAYLNYTILLMN
- a CDS encoding GNAT family N-acetyltransferase, with amino-acid sequence MRLRLVKLDKKYKMHLNDMMEEWYASGEKIVPNAIGRLDYRDFDNYINCLDNNVENEGFVPYSTFFCLDEERDIFVGAVNIRHYLNESLLLNGGHIGDGVRPSERRKGVATKMIGLALEECKKIGLDKALMVCDKKNIGSAKSIENNGGVLENEILMDGIVEQRFWISID
- a CDS encoding sensor histidine kinase, with translation MIVLLELKGLYQMNSMQLLFESGYFVAVLYWGRGIVLPVFALILNHSVQWVRQDKFYSPIAWILSLCVILVYNMLFRHFIAPKAKVETFYRSNEQIRFVAIFQVCLLGYLLFINLGRYYMADLTWYNMACIISCIICFAAQGLLVSWGIRTSFLLKYELHTELQQQQLERQLRHYKAYQKYIESFRALKQDYNYMITSVKSLLSIGEYQKAISLLDTILDKSQKQVPVQHSYSNNILLDALLQDTADRCKEQSTQFSANVYLPIGHNISETDIVRMFTNLFNNAAEACAKVTSDSERFISIRSRFVSHNGWLKIETENSFHGKVLIRNGIPESTKPNRDFHGLGLSIINETATKLGGIMVIDVDQKKMIFRTTLLLPVNIQRWNNKETKICPS
- a CDS encoding GNAT family N-acetyltransferase, whose protein sequence is MYITIYNDCGEQEFINSVRINGLLEHNMKKTNGKLKVPNMEFTNIARNEKGVIVGGVSGSTYLSSLEIEVLWVQEAYRGQKIASRLLEVIEHQAKDAGCQIVHLTTYSFQAPLFYQKQGYVICGEVNGFPDNIRLYTLKKQL
- a CDS encoding RrF2 family transcriptional regulator; this encodes MKFQITTDYAIRIILYMAQQGDQVTTAKEVAAQLGMTYNYFNKIAAKIKRLGFIESVQGPKGGYRLAKDAADITLYDIVEAMEGSICINRCLEEDGYCSRNATPSCLVHRIFESIQSKTIEMLSGTRICDLIYENANET